Proteins encoded in a region of the Mercenaria mercenaria strain notata chromosome 1, MADL_Memer_1, whole genome shotgun sequence genome:
- the LOC123545369 gene encoding solute carrier family 46 member 3-like codes for MEGSDSPFSGPTPAKTVDVRHESDANDENKPLLTNNHENGDDLGYRKFRGLEIDTTWLHWLIGPIIFAYMFAMLCSYYALVEYTNQYFMKSEYTKANLSLDNTTDAFCEVDKNNIVYQTEVRATSEASTWNVYYAVAAGVPAVLSNMVLGSYTDAIGRKFLLAVGIIGTCLRLSIAAVTIYLEADIIYLLIACFVEGCTGQYATTLQVGLAYIADITKPGRARILGIIFVEFVIGVGLSGASLAEGYMVEWKGYMFTFASMAAVLVLTLLFMIFLLPETLTKEHRHRDKSCVGLLKISLSFFVDNDSENRRWKYQLVLLIHALCNISFLSRLPTETLYQLASPFCWSPTKIGIYAAIRTLVIMFVGLGSVHLFSRFIDEIWICMIGTVSYGAAFFWTAFVDNDLEYYIIIAVGCFGPLSTTMQRSILSHLTPPERQGAIFSAVGTLEVVTSLLANVMTSWIYAATVSYMRGLVFLTVGGFDAICIVLLIVLKIGWHVEKRRNKYKQLPQAEIIVPES; via the exons ATGGAAGGAAGTGATTCTCCGTTTTCGGGACCTACCCCGGCAAAAACAGTCGATGTAAGACATGAAAGCGATGCTAATGATGAAAATAAACCTTTACTTACAAATAACCATGAAAATGGTGATGACCTAGGTTACCGGAAATTCCGCGGACTGGAAATAGATACAACATGGCTGCATTGGCTAATAGGACCTATAATTTTTGCGTATATGTTCGCTATGTTATGCTCCTATTATGCGCTGGTCGAGTATACAAATCAGTATTTTATGAAGAGTGAATACACGAAAGCAAACTTGTCTTTGGACAATACGACTGATGCATTTTGCGAAGTGGACAAGAATAATATTGTGTATCAAACAGAAGTGAGGGCGACTTCCGAAGCTTCTACATGGAACGTTTATTATGCCGTAGCTGCCGGTGTTCCCGCCGTACTCTCCAACATGGTGCTTGGTTCATACACTGATGCGATTGGTCGAAAGTTCCTATTAGCGGTGGGGATAATTGGTACATGCCTTCGACTAAGTATAGCGGCGGTCACTATTTATCTAGAAGCAGATATCATATATTTGTTGATTGCATGTTTCGTAGAAGGATGCACGGGCCAGTATGCAACAACTTTACAAGTTGGCCTTGCCTACATTGCTGATATTACAAAACCCGGGAGAGCTAGAATCCTCGGCATTATATTCGTAGAGTTTGTAATAGGTGTAGGTTTGTCAGGAGCTAGTTTGGCGGAAGGATATATGGTAGAATGGAAAGGTTATATGTTTACATTTGCTTCGATGGCGGCAGTTCTTGTATTAACACTTCTCTTCATGATCTTCCTACTTCCGGAAACACTGACAAAAGAACACCGTCACAGAGACAAATCGTGTGTAGGTTTACTCAAAATCAGCCTATCCTTCTTTGTGGACAATGACTCAGAGAACAGACGCTGGAAATATCAGTTAGTCCTGTTGATCCACGCACTTTGTAATATTAGTTTTCTCTCACGATTACCTACTGAGACACTATACCAACTTGCCTCACCCTTCTGTTGGTCCCCAACTAAAATTGGCATATACGCTGCCATTAGAACTTTAGTTATTATGTTTGTGGGATTGGGGTCAGTGCATCTGTTCTCGAGATTCATTGATGAGATCTGGATTTGTATGATAGGGACAGTTTCCTACGGCGCTGCGTTTTTCTGGACGGCTTTCGTTGACAACGACTTGGAATACTATATAA TTATAGCGGTAGGATGTTTCGGTCCATTGTCAACCACCATGCAGCGCAGCATTCTTTCTCATTTGACACCTCCAGAAAGACAAG GAGCAATATTCAGTGCTGTAGGCACGCTTGAAGTTGTGACATCACTGCTGGCAAATGTCATGACAAGTTGGATTTACGCAGCCACCGTTTCATACATGCGAGGCTTGGTTTTTCTTACAGTTGGTGGTTTTGATGCCATCTGCATTGTATTGTTGAT TGTATTGAAGATAGGATGGCACGTTGAGAAgagaagaaataaatataaacagctACCACAGGCTGAGATAATTGTTCCAGAATCATAG